From Xenopus tropicalis strain Nigerian chromosome 3, UCB_Xtro_10.0, whole genome shotgun sequence, the proteins below share one genomic window:
- the LOC116409851 gene encoding N-acetyllactosaminide beta-1,3-N-acetylglucosaminyltransferase 3-like codes for MRRNLLHLIISTISIVLVYFLMILFWESPSGKLSRRAQYNQDRLPPHSLPVARGSVTLSDGSYTYHLNFSQFQLEFPYLQTYRCSLTLTPHLQPEEEMATKLLLMAIKSHPSSGARRAALRSTWARRWEVEDYRVKPIFLVAETEQRGAMEMVRAENEEFGDILQWDFTEGHHNLSLKERCFLEWLHLRLPHVAFVFKGDDDEYANPEALVLYAREHDAFPQTLHGHIQYDTRVMREAKYRISETLYPFHRFPLFLSGGGFMFPGTSVLPLYQASQKLPVFPLDDVYVGFLSLAANLTYRNDARFIVVRREFNPCLYKLALVVHGIQSDELVKIWKEVQNACCKAAPPNGKC; via the exons ATGAGGCGGAACCTCCTCCATCTGATCATCTCCACCATCTCCATTGTGTTGGTCTATTTCCTCATGATATTATTCTGGGAATCCCCTTCAGGAAAGCTCTCTAGACGTGCCCAGTACAATCAGGACAGACTCCCCCCACACAGCCTGCCGGTTGctagggggtcagtgaccctctcTGATGGCAGCTATACCTACCACTTGAACTTCTCCCAGTTCCAGCTGGAGTTTCCGTACCTACAGACCTACCGCTGCTCCCTCACACTTACCCCACATCTACAGCCGGAGGAAGAGATGGCTACAAAGCTCCTTCTCATGGCTATTAAGTCCCACCCAAGCTCGGGGGCCAGGAGGGCGGCGCTAAGGAGCACTTGGGCCCGTAGGTGGGAGGTGGAAGATTACAGGGTAAAACCAATATTTTTGGTGGCAGAAACTGAGCAAAGAGGCGCCATGGAGATGGTGAGAGCAGAGAATGAGGAGTTTGGGGACATCCTGCAATGGGACTTCACTGAGGGGCATCACAACCTGTCTCTGAAGGAGCGATGCTTCCTGGAGTGGCTCCACCTCCGGCTCCCCCATGTGGCCTTTGTGTTCAAGG GTGATGATGATGAATACGCAAACCCAGAGGCGCTGGTTCTGTACGCGAGGGAACACGACGCATTTCCCCAGACCCTACACGGACACATTCAGTACGATACCAGGGTAATGCGCGAAGCCAAATATCGCATCTCGGAGACCCTCTACCCTTTCCACAGGTTCCCCCTTTTCCTCTCTGGGGGGGGCTTTATGTTCCCCGGCACCTCGGTTCTGCCCCTTTACCAGGCGTCCCAGAAACTGCCCGTTTTTCCCCTGGACGACGTGTATGTCGGCTTCCTCTCATTGGCTGCCAATCTGACCTATCGGAATGATGCCCGGTTCATTGTGGTGAGAAGAGAGTTTAACCCCTGCCTGTACAAACTGGCCCTGGTTGTCCACGGGATCCAATCAGATGAGTTAGTAAAGATCTGGAAGGAGGTGCAAAATGCGTGCTGTAAGGCTGCCCCCCCAAATGGCAAATGTTAG